TTGATTTGCTGGGAGTGTCCAAGGCGTAGTCGTCCAGATGACAGCACTGGCCTCTTTTATACCAAGCTTTTCTAGTGCGTCACTGTCAAGCTCAAATGCTACGTAAATAGAGTAGTCCTCTTTCTCCTCGTACTCGACCTCAGCTTCAGCTAGCGCCGATCTAGCCGCCCAGCTCCAGTAAACTGGCTTGCTTCTCTCTACCAAAAGACCCTTTTTAGCGATCTCGCAAAGTGCTTTGTAGATGTCAGCCTCAAACTCAAATTTCATCGTCATGTATGGATTTTCAAAGTCGCCGATGATGCCAAGGCTTTTAAATTCATTTCGCTGAATGTCTATAAATTCTCTCGCGTGCTGCCTGCAAAGCTCCCTGATCTCGACCTTGCTAAGCTCTTTTTTCTTATCGCCAAGCTTTACTTCGACTTGCTGCTCGATAGGCAAGCCATGACAGTCCCAGCCTGGCACGTAGCGGACGTTTTCGCCGTAAAAATAGTGCGTTTTTGTGATGATATCTTTTAAAATTTTATTTAACGCGTGGCCGATGTGTAGGTGGCCGTTTGCATACGGAGGGCCGTCGTGGATGTTGAAGTTTTTAACCGCTTTTTGACGGTTTTTCTTCATTTTTTCATAGACCTTGCGCTCTTCGTACCATGATTTTAACCTTTGTGGTTCATTTTGTGGAAGATTTCCGCGCATCGGGAAATTTGTCTCTGGGAGTAAAAGTGTCTCTTTGTAGTCCATTTTTTACCTTGATTTTAAAATTTGCTAATTTTACACCTGTGCTGGTTAAATCACACTGAAAAATAGTATAATGAGGCAAAAAAAGGAGCTTAAAAATGAGACAAAGTATCTTGATAATAGGGGAAGATCTTGAGATAAATAGAGAATTTCTAAACTACATTTTTCAAAGCTACGAGGATCATTTTGGCGAGCTTGGAGTGGTCAGTTTTGCTCCAAAAAATAGCAAAGAGCTACCTTTTATTATCGAAAATTTATCAAAAGATTACGACTTTGTAAGCATTTTTGGCTCAGATGAAAATTTTGCCATCGCTGCAAAGATCGTAGCGACGCTAACTGGGGGCTCTCTCGAGCTAAAAGATAGCACAACTCTTGCGCTTAAAGATAGCTTAGACTACTCAAAAAATAGCTTTTTGGTCAAGCTAAATAACGCTCAGATAAATCTCATAAAAGCTAACCCGAATGAAGAGCTAGGCGAGTTTTTAATCGAATACGAGCCTGATTTTAGCTATTTCCATCTAATGGATATCGATGCAGATAGCGCGAGGATCCTTATGCTGCCACTTGCTAAAACTTACGAGGTTAATATCACTCTTGCGCAGATCCTGCCAAATTTGATACTAGTAAGGGCAAAAAGCAATAAATTTGGCCAGATCGAGAGCTTTTTACAAGGTGTAAAAACGCTATTTTCGCAAA
The genomic region above belongs to Campylobacter concisus and contains:
- a CDS encoding CinA family protein, which codes for MRQSILIIGEDLEINREFLNYIFQSYEDHFGELGVVSFAPKNSKELPFIIENLSKDYDFVSIFGSDENFAIAAKIVATLTGGSLELKDSTTLALKDSLDYSKNSFLVKLNNAQINLIKANPNEELGEFLIEYEPDFSYFHLMDIDADSARILMLPLAKTYEVNITLAQILPNLILVRAKSNKFGQIESFLQGVKTLFSQKFIPQKDVIEFIAKRLMQKGLKISFAESCTAGLAAAKFARYGGISASFDGSLVTYANHIKHEWLGVEDEILDTYGAVSEPCVKAMVKGTLSTTNADFALAISGIAGPGGGTASKPVGTVYVAAGDRDGNIEVERLLLKGERNYVREQSVLSAYLCLLRLKSEIFFA